The DNA window CCACCGAGATTCTCCGTCATCTCGAAAGCAGTCTCGGCGCGAAGGAAGAAGCCCTTCTTCTGCAGTCGCGGGCCGCGGAGCATCCGTGCGCCCCGCGGTGTGGTCTCGAGTTCGATGACCTCGCCCAGAGCTGTCAGAACTGTCTCCGAACGGGGTGGACGAGATGCCCGCCCACCTCGAGAGTCGAGCTGGAATCCTTCGGCTATCGCCTCGACGATCGTCGACTTACCGGATCCGTTGTCGCCGACGATCATGGTCACGGGTGCGTTGAACTCCAGCCCGTCGGTGGCGAGACGGTCGACTGCGGGGATGGTGAAAGGCCACTCCTGCGTGCGATTCTCAGGTCGGATGTATGCGCGCTCGACGAACATCGATCAGTCGGTCACCGGACGATCGACATAGCCGGTGACGTGCTCGGTGTCGGCGCTGCACTGGTAGTACACCCATTGAGGTTCCGACGGATCCGCAGCTTCTCCGAACCGGTGGGTGACACGCTGCGCGCACAAAGTGCCTGCACCGGTGTCATGGCAACGAAGATTGCTGGGTATATACATGACTCCACTGTAGGCCTCTATTTGAACGGCTGTTTACCAGCGGTTTTACCGTCGAACGGGCTGTTCGGAGTAGGGAAGTGGTGCCCTCGGTGAGACTCGAACTCACACTGCACGGGTTTTGAATCCGTTTCCTCTGCCAATTGGGATACGAGGGCTGGCGTTGTCTTGCGGTTCACTACTTTAGAAGATGCGCCGAGTGGGCCCCGCACCGGTACCCTTCAAGTGCTTCGACGGCCCAGTGGAGTCTGCATGAGTTCGATGGGCATGCGAGGATTTCTGCTGGTCGATGACTGTCGAAGGAGACTGGTACCTATGAATGCTCCTGTTGCGCAGGAGAGTGGCAAGCCCGCTCTGCGTGTCGTGGTGGCCGAGGACGAATCGCTGATCCGGCTGGATTTGGTCGAGATGCTGCGCGAAGAGGGCTACGA is part of the Rhodococcus sovatensis genome and encodes:
- a CDS encoding AAA family ATPase, whose translation is MFVERAYIRPENRTQEWPFTIPAVDRLATDGLEFNAPVTMIVGDNGSGKSTIVEAIAEGFQLDSRGGRASRPPRSETVLTALGEVIELETTPRGARMLRGPRLQKKGFFLRAETAFEMTENLGGVPGYWDENTAEMSHGEGFLAVFRAMFQEPGFYVLDEPESALSFTSCLHLVALMDELAESGSQVVCATHSPILASLPDADIIEVDEHGMQRTPWEELQLVTHWRRYLEEPASYLRHLLD